In Oryza sativa Japonica Group chromosome 11, ASM3414082v1, the following are encoded in one genomic region:
- the LOC107279341 gene encoding uncharacterized protein, with amino-acid sequence MDPRLLRAARRGDFAGLEALLLGAAAAAAPNQVAIDVVVVHHHGAAAAPGQQAPEAAPVPHLLDAAATTPQGDSALHVVAASGDGEGFLRCARAIYRHAARLLDRPSASGGGGDTPLHRAARAGNAAMVGCLLDMARQEEEELAGGTGGSRVAEVLEKRNARQETALHDAVRLGDEQLVRHLMSVHPRLARVPAPGGGMSPLYLAVSLRHDRIAEALHQQGGDEVSYSGPAGQTALHAAVLRSAGN; translated from the coding sequence ATGGATCCCAGGCTGCTCAGAGCCGCACGCCGCGGCGACTTCGCGGGGCTCGAGGCTCTACTtctgggcgccgccgccgccgccgcgccaaaccAAGTCGccatcgacgtcgtcgtcgtgcatcatcatggcgccgccgcggcccccgGGCAACAAGCGCCTGAGGCGGCGCCGGTGCCCCACCTcctggacgcggcggcgacgacgccgcagGGGGACTCCGCGCTGCACGTGGTGGCggcctccggcgacggcgaagggttCCTGCGCTGCGCGCGCGCGATCTACCGTCACGCCGCGCGCCTCCTGGACCGCCCcagcgcgagcggcggcggcggcgacacgccGCTGCACCGCGCCGCCAGGGCGGGCAACGCGGCGATGGTAGGGTGCCTCCTCGACATGGCcaggcaggaggaggaggagctcgccggcggcacgggcggcTCAAGGGTAGCCGAGGTGCTGGAGAAGAGGAACGCTCGTCAGGAGACAGCACTCCACGACGCCGTCAGGCTGGGCGACGAGCAGCTCGTCCGCCACCTGATGTCGGTGCACCCGCGGCTCGCCCGTGTTCCGGCGCCGGGCGGCGGGATGTCGCCGTTGTACCTTGCGGTGTCCTTGCGGCATGACCGCATCGCGGAGGCCCTGCACCAgcaaggcggcgacgaggtCTCGTATTCTGGACCGGCCGGCCAAACTGCCCTACACGCTGCTGTCCTACGCAGCGCAGGTAATTAA
- the LOC107279304 gene encoding protein ACCELERATED CELL DEATH 6-like: MTEKILEWNKGLAGEADASSSTALHFAAASPENNPETDSSSLLRRCLRSPSSHGRRTPTQLLLEADPSLPFRPDGDGEYPIHVAAAAGNLRLVALLLDEHCCPECAGLRDARGRTFLHVAADRGRQEVVGFAADDKRAVAASILNAQDDDGNTALHLAVVAGDLGSFWCLLRNREVRLDLANNDGLTPVDLSRSTVPAGLYYKTSARTWILWSLVESNALGSNFRRNDHFEEEYVPKKDESAESKKMTESTQMLGVGAVLVAAVTFAVAFSPPGGYGGDGGGAPALAGQYPFDAFMYAVAIAFAYSMLATFSLMYSSTAAVDWKLRRAYFERSLAWMRQSTRSLLVAFALGVYLVLAPVSRTTAIGIMVSASGTLFLRNREVLRMLMCAYVLHKRMGIMVLARIGVPMAVVLLQSSLIFVVIFGAPLCPPLCLLVFVGKLVHEDVSFLRYVNGKVGSLPFQ, translated from the exons ATGACAGAAAAGATACTGGAATGGAACAAGGGGCTCGCCGGCGAAGCCGACGCGTCCAGCAGCACAGCGCTCCACTTCGCAGCAGCCTCACCGGAGAACAACCCAGAGACCGACAGTAGTTCACTCCTCCGCCGCTGTCTCCGCTCGCCGTCGAGCCACGGCCGCCGGACACCCACCCAGCTTCTCCTCGAGGCCGACCCCTCCTTACCCTTCCGcccggacggcgacggcgagtaccccatccacgtcgccgccgccgccggcaacctGAGGCTCGTGGCCCTCCTCCTCGATGAGCACTGCTGCCCGGAGTGCGCCGGCCTCCGCGACGCCCGCGGGAGGACTTtcctccacgtcgccgccgaccgggGCAGGCAGGAGGTCGTGGGAttcgccgccgacgacaagcgggcggtggcggcgtcgatcCTCAACGCGCaggacgacgacggcaacaCCGCCCTGCACCTGGCGGTCGTGGCCGGGGACCTGGGATCGTTCTGGTGCTTGCTGCGGAATCGCGAGGTTCGCCTGGATCTTGCAAACAACGACGGCCTCACTCCGGTTGACCTCTCCAGGAGTACCGTTCCTGCGGGGCTTTACTACAAAACG AGCGCACGAACTTGGATCCTCTGGTCTCTGGTAGAAAGCAACGCACTCGGCAGCAACTTCCGGCGCAACGATCACTTCGAGGAGGAGTACGTCCCCAAGAAAGACGAGAGCGCCGAGTCAAAGAAGATGACGGAGTCGACGCAGATGCTGGGCGTCGgcgccgtcctcgtcgccgccgtcacgtTCGCGGTGGCCTTCTCCCCTCcgggcggctacggcggcgacggcggcggcgcgccggcgctgGCGGGGCAGTACCCCTTCGACGCGTTCATGTACGCGGTGGCGATAGCCTTCGCCTACTCCATGCTCGCCACGTTTAGCCTGATGTACTccagcacggcggcggtggactgGAAGCTCCGCCGCGCGTACTTCGAGCGGTCGCTGGCGTGGATGCGGCAGTCGACGAGGAGCTTGCTGGTGGCCTTCGCGCTCGGGGTGTACCTGGTGCTGGCCCCGGTGTCCCGCACCACGGCGATCGGCATCATGGTGAGCGCCTCCGGCACGCTGTTCCTCAGGAACAGGGAGGTGCTGCGGATGCTGATGTGCGCGTACGTGCTGCACAAGAGGATGGGGATCATGGTGCTGGCGAGGATTGGTGTCCCAATGGCCGTCGTCCTACTGCAGTCCAGCCTTATCTTCGTGGTTATCTTTGGTGCACCCTTGTGTCCTCCGTTATGCCTTCTGGTTTTCGTTGGGAAGCTAGTGCATGAGGATGTCTCGTTCCTAAGATATGTAAATGGAAAGGTTGGTTCATTACCTTTTCAATAA